From Oryza sativa Japonica Group chromosome 4, ASM3414082v1, one genomic window encodes:
- the LOC9268155 gene encoding uncharacterized protein isoform X4, with translation MDADLVQRCLEAGGRDLLLHHPSSPPSPTSASASAAAASSILQSLPLHVSFDRGFYLLVKAIQELRERKDGLVVTVGIGGPTGSGKTSLAEKVASVLGCVVIVSMEDYRTVAGADDGSDVDAIDFDALARNLQDLVKGKDTLMPLVDFQEKKRTGWRQLKISPSGVVIVDGAYALHSTLRSLLDIRVAVIRIDNSFVCSFREPYYKLKCKNELPDGHNLYFFNQNEGETENFIEMYLRPPFASEEIKIDDWIKVRQCGIRYYLSLGDQRIVDKYFIIRPKAEFEVGRTTLGGLLALGYSVVVSFKRTCTSVSRDQLLIAAETIDTLNETFLVLKGPSRKIVAAEARKLGIKGPWITKSYLEMILESKGVPRLNTPPPISRKLLTESQEKKIVAPKPIRVSTENVANFDDFAQPWTRSPPKKFDQEPVMGKWQFNQDSSSGSNIQLAPLPDSYDLDRGLLLSVQAIQALLENKGFPVIVGIGGPSGSGKTSLAQKMANIIGCEVISLESYYKPEQVRDYKYDEYSSLDIGLLTKNIMEIRKNHKAEVPCFDFEKCKRKKFEELQVSEECGVVIFEGVYALHPAIRKSLDLWIAVVGGVHSHLIARIQRDKNRAGFSISQSEIMTTVFPLFQQYIEPHLIDAHLKIQNDFDPVLSPESSLFVLKSKKQVSYQDILKVLDASKACSCVQNFTDVYLRLPGIPLSGQLTEGECIRVRICEGRFALLIREPIREGNFIIQPKVDFDISASTVAGLLKLGYRAVAYIEASATIYQDGKILIEVDSLQGETNPYLQIKGTNKEIVSSAASALSLDDSYTTKSYLQIILESLPADENVHTGIHNQQAARLQELVEFIQSQGGSFNSDLSSPTREVSSTDSVLDDVQSRLRRLERWNTINMVLWTILLSALVGYSLFQKKTTLRR, from the exons ATGGACGCCGACCTCGTGCAGCGCTGCCTCGAGGCCGGCGgccgcgacctcctcctccaccacccctcctcccctccctcccccacctccgcctccgcctccgccgccgccgcctcctccatccTCCAGTCCCTCCCCCTCCACGTG TCCTTCGACCGCGGCTTCTACCTCCTCGTCAAGGCGATCCAGGAGCTGCGTGAGCGCAAGGACGGCCTCGTCGTCACCGTCGGCATCGGCGGGCCAACCGGCTCCGGCAAGACCAG CCTGGCGGAGAAGGTGGCGTCGGTGCTGGGGTGCGTCGTGATCGTCTCCATGGAGGACTACCGCACGGTGGCCGGGGccgacgacggcagcgacgtTGACGCCATCGACTTCGACGCCCTCGCTCGTAACCTCCAG GATCTTGTAAAGGGTAAAGATACATTGATGCCATTGGTTGATTTTCAAGAGAAGAAACGTACAGGATGGAGGCAACTGAAGATTTCGCCATCTGGAGTG GTGATTGTTGATGGTGCTTATGCTCTTCATTCAACACTGAGGTCACTGCTTGATATTCGTGTTGCTGTG ATTAGAATCGACAACAGCTTTGTCTGCTCATTCCGAGAACCATACTACAAGCTTAAATGCAAAAACGAG TTACCAGATGGacataatttgtatttttttaatcaaaatgaAGGAGAAACTGAGAA CTTTATTGAGATGTACCTTAGGCCACCTTTTGCTTCCGAGGAAATAAAAATTGATGATTGGATTAAAGTTAGGCAATGTGGAATAAGATATTACTTGTCTCTTGGGGATCAGAGGATTGTGGACAAATACTTTATTATCCGTCCAAAAGCTGAGTTTGAG GTTGGACGTACAACTCTGGGAGGATTGTTGGCCTTAGGATATAGTGTTGTTGTTAGCTTCAAACGTACATGCACATCTGTCAGCAGAGATCAGTTATTAATTGCAGCAGAGACTATTGACACCCTAAATGAAACATTTCTGGTGCTAAAAGGTCCAAGTAGGAAG ATTGTTGCAGCAGAAGCTAGAAAGCTCGGTATAAAGGGGCCATGGATTACGAAGTCATACCTTGAAATGATCCTAGAGAGCAAAG GGGTCCCACGACTTAATACGCCACCACCAATCTCAAGGAAATTACTGACTGAaagtcaagaaaaaaaaattgttgcacCAAAGCCAATTCGTGTTTCGACCGAAAATGTTGCAAATTTTGATGACTTTGCACAACCATGGACGAGGTCTCCACCCAAAAAGTTTGACCAGGAGCCTGTTATGGGAAAATGGCAGTTCAATCAAG ATTCTTCTTCAGGAAGTAACATCCAGTTAGCTCCACTGCCAGACTCCTATGACTTAGATAGGGGTCTTCTCCTATCAGTTCAAGCAATTCAG GCATTGTTGGAGAACAAAGGATTTCCTGTCATTGTTGGGATTG GTGGCCCTAGTGGATCAGGCAAGACAAGTTTAGCTCAGAAGATGGCCAATATAATTGGTTGTGAAGTTATAAGCTTGGAGAGTTATTATAAGCCTGAACAAGTTAGGGATTATAAATATGATGAGTATAGCTCATTGGATATAGGTTTGCTTACTAAG AACATTATGGAGATCAGAAAGAATCACAAAGCAGAAGTTCCTTGCTTTGACTTTGAGAAGtgcaaaagaaagaaattcgAGGAGCTTCAAGTCTCTGAGGAATGTGGAGTG GTAATCTTCGAAGGTGTCTATGCTTTGCATCCTGCTATAAGGAAATCACTGGATTTATGGATTGCAGTT GTTGGTGGAGTACATTCTCATCTTATTGCAAGAATACAGAGAGACAAGAATCGTGCAGGCTTTTCTATTTCTCAGAGTGAAATTATGACTACCGTGTTTCCGCTATTTCAGCAATACATAGAACCACATCTTATCGATGCTCAT CTTAAGATTCAAAATGACTTTGACCCTGTGCTCTCTCCTGAAAGCTCACTTTTCgtactaaaaagtaaaaaacag GTATCTTATCAAGACATATTGAAAGTACTCGATGCTAGTAAAGCCTGCAGCTGTGTCCAGAATTTTACTGATGTGTATCTAAGACTTCCTGGCATACCGTTGAGTGGACAGCTGACAGAAGGCGAGTGTATTAGGGTCCGAATATGTGAAGGAAGATTTGCACTGTTAATACGAGAG CCTATAAGGGAAGGAAATTTTATTATCCAGCCAAAGGTTGATTTTGACATTAGTGCCAGCACTGTCGCAGGACTTCTTAAGCTTGG TTACCGAGCTGTGGCATATATTGAAGCTTCTGCAACGATTTACCAAGATGGAAAG ATTCTTATAGAGGTTGATAGTCTACAAGGTGAGACAAATCCGTATCTTCAGATTAAAGGAACGAACAAGGAAATAGTTTCCTCTGCTGCATCTGCACTCAGCTTAGATGATTCATACACGACAAAG AGCTATCTTCAAATTATTCTGGAGAGTTTGCCAGCGGATGAAAATGTTCATACTGGTATTCATAACCAACAAGCTGCTAGGCTACAAGAACTTGTTGAGTTTATCCAGTCACAA GGAGGTAGCTTCAATTCAGATTTATCTTCACCTACAAGAGAAGTTTCTTCTACAGATAGTGTGCTTGATGATGTGCAATCTAGGTTAAGGAGGCTTGAGAGATGGAATACAATTAATATG GTTTTATGGACTATATTACTGTCTGCTCTTGTTGGATACTCACTCTTCCAGAAAAAGACGACGCTAAGGCGCTGA
- the LOC9268155 gene encoding uncharacterized protein isoform X5 translates to MSAEQDLVKGKDTLMPLVDFQEKKRTGWRQLKISPSGVVIVDGAYALHSTLRSLLDIRVAVVGGVHFSLLSKVQHDIGDSCSLDYLIDSIFPLFRKHIEPDLHHAQIRIDNSFVCSFREPYYKLKCKNELPDGHNLYFFNQNEGETENFIEMYLRPPFASEEIKIDDWIKVRQCGIRYYLSLGDQRIVDKYFIIRPKAEFEVGRTTLGGLLALGYSVVVSFKRTCTSVSRDQLLIAAETIDTLNETFLVLKGPSRKIVAAEARKLGIKGPWITKSYLEMILESKGVPRLNTPPPISRKLLTESQEKKIVAPKPIRVSTENVANFDDFAQPWTRSPPKKFDQEPVMGKWQFNQDSSSGSNIQLAPLPDSYDLDRGLLLSVQAIQALLENKGFPVIVGIGGPSGSGKTSLAQKMANIIGCEVISLESYYKPEQVRDYKYDEYSSLDIGLLTKNIMEIRKNHKAEVPCFDFEKCKRKKFEELQVSEECGVVIFEGVYALHPAIRKSLDLWIAVVGGVHSHLIARIQRDKNRAGFSISQSEIMTTVFPLFQQYIEPHLIDAHLKIQNDFDPVLSPESSLFVLKSKKQVSYQDILKVLDASKACSCVQNFTDVYLRLPGIPLSGQLTEGECIRVRICEGRFALLIREPIREGNFIIQPKVDFDISASTVAGLLKLGYRAVAYIEASATIYQDGKILIEVDSLQGETNPYLQIKGTNKEIVSSAASALSLDDSYTTKSYLQIILESLPADENVHTGIHNQQAARLQELVEFIQSQGGSFNSDLSSPTREVSSTDSVLDDVQSRLRRLERWNTINMVLWTILLSALVGYSLFQKKTTLRR, encoded by the exons ATGTCTGCTGAGCAGGATCTTGTAAAGGGTAAAGATACATTGATGCCATTGGTTGATTTTCAAGAGAAGAAACGTACAGGATGGAGGCAACTGAAGATTTCGCCATCTGGAGTG GTGATTGTTGATGGTGCTTATGCTCTTCATTCAACACTGAGGTCACTGCTTGATATTCGTGTTGCTGTG GTTGGTGGTGTTCATTTTAGCCTTCTGTCTAAAGTCCAGCATGATATTGGAGATTCTTGCTCGTTGGACTATCTGATTGATAGCATATTTCCCTTGTTTAGAAAGCATATTGAGCCAGACTTGCATCATGCTCAA ATTAGAATCGACAACAGCTTTGTCTGCTCATTCCGAGAACCATACTACAAGCTTAAATGCAAAAACGAG TTACCAGATGGacataatttgtatttttttaatcaaaatgaAGGAGAAACTGAGAA CTTTATTGAGATGTACCTTAGGCCACCTTTTGCTTCCGAGGAAATAAAAATTGATGATTGGATTAAAGTTAGGCAATGTGGAATAAGATATTACTTGTCTCTTGGGGATCAGAGGATTGTGGACAAATACTTTATTATCCGTCCAAAAGCTGAGTTTGAG GTTGGACGTACAACTCTGGGAGGATTGTTGGCCTTAGGATATAGTGTTGTTGTTAGCTTCAAACGTACATGCACATCTGTCAGCAGAGATCAGTTATTAATTGCAGCAGAGACTATTGACACCCTAAATGAAACATTTCTGGTGCTAAAAGGTCCAAGTAGGAAG ATTGTTGCAGCAGAAGCTAGAAAGCTCGGTATAAAGGGGCCATGGATTACGAAGTCATACCTTGAAATGATCCTAGAGAGCAAAG GGGTCCCACGACTTAATACGCCACCACCAATCTCAAGGAAATTACTGACTGAaagtcaagaaaaaaaaattgttgcacCAAAGCCAATTCGTGTTTCGACCGAAAATGTTGCAAATTTTGATGACTTTGCACAACCATGGACGAGGTCTCCACCCAAAAAGTTTGACCAGGAGCCTGTTATGGGAAAATGGCAGTTCAATCAAG ATTCTTCTTCAGGAAGTAACATCCAGTTAGCTCCACTGCCAGACTCCTATGACTTAGATAGGGGTCTTCTCCTATCAGTTCAAGCAATTCAG GCATTGTTGGAGAACAAAGGATTTCCTGTCATTGTTGGGATTG GTGGCCCTAGTGGATCAGGCAAGACAAGTTTAGCTCAGAAGATGGCCAATATAATTGGTTGTGAAGTTATAAGCTTGGAGAGTTATTATAAGCCTGAACAAGTTAGGGATTATAAATATGATGAGTATAGCTCATTGGATATAGGTTTGCTTACTAAG AACATTATGGAGATCAGAAAGAATCACAAAGCAGAAGTTCCTTGCTTTGACTTTGAGAAGtgcaaaagaaagaaattcgAGGAGCTTCAAGTCTCTGAGGAATGTGGAGTG GTAATCTTCGAAGGTGTCTATGCTTTGCATCCTGCTATAAGGAAATCACTGGATTTATGGATTGCAGTT GTTGGTGGAGTACATTCTCATCTTATTGCAAGAATACAGAGAGACAAGAATCGTGCAGGCTTTTCTATTTCTCAGAGTGAAATTATGACTACCGTGTTTCCGCTATTTCAGCAATACATAGAACCACATCTTATCGATGCTCAT CTTAAGATTCAAAATGACTTTGACCCTGTGCTCTCTCCTGAAAGCTCACTTTTCgtactaaaaagtaaaaaacag GTATCTTATCAAGACATATTGAAAGTACTCGATGCTAGTAAAGCCTGCAGCTGTGTCCAGAATTTTACTGATGTGTATCTAAGACTTCCTGGCATACCGTTGAGTGGACAGCTGACAGAAGGCGAGTGTATTAGGGTCCGAATATGTGAAGGAAGATTTGCACTGTTAATACGAGAG CCTATAAGGGAAGGAAATTTTATTATCCAGCCAAAGGTTGATTTTGACATTAGTGCCAGCACTGTCGCAGGACTTCTTAAGCTTGG TTACCGAGCTGTGGCATATATTGAAGCTTCTGCAACGATTTACCAAGATGGAAAG ATTCTTATAGAGGTTGATAGTCTACAAGGTGAGACAAATCCGTATCTTCAGATTAAAGGAACGAACAAGGAAATAGTTTCCTCTGCTGCATCTGCACTCAGCTTAGATGATTCATACACGACAAAG AGCTATCTTCAAATTATTCTGGAGAGTTTGCCAGCGGATGAAAATGTTCATACTGGTATTCATAACCAACAAGCTGCTAGGCTACAAGAACTTGTTGAGTTTATCCAGTCACAA GGAGGTAGCTTCAATTCAGATTTATCTTCACCTACAAGAGAAGTTTCTTCTACAGATAGTGTGCTTGATGATGTGCAATCTAGGTTAAGGAGGCTTGAGAGATGGAATACAATTAATATG GTTTTATGGACTATATTACTGTCTGCTCTTGTTGGATACTCACTCTTCCAGAAAAAGACGACGCTAAGGCGCTGA